A stretch of Arachis hypogaea cultivar Tifrunner chromosome 15, arahy.Tifrunner.gnm2.J5K5, whole genome shotgun sequence DNA encodes these proteins:
- the LOC112747458 gene encoding UV-B-induced protein At3g17800, chloroplastic-like has translation MQISGAISDVLVVLPPSASLRLPEFRHLNTCAVSDAKNFISSGFLKSFPSCCNAKHYNELYSFRSRGLVTRASAGSSDNLAHFAPLQLETPVGQLLEQISQTHPHLLLATIDQQLENLQTARDEQKEESSTSSQDPLYKRIAEVKEKEKRTTLEEIMYCSVVNKFLENNISMIPKISATSDPTGRVDFWPNQELKLEAVHSTEAFEMIQSHLSLVLGERLVGPLQTIVQISKIKLGKLYAASIMYGYFLKRVDERYQLERTMGTLPKDFGKANVSFDEPAPPSNQLWDPDSLITIRAFDDVYSDGDYMENEEGKSYRLRSYVMQLDSETLQRLATIRSKEAMSLIEKQTQALFGRPDIRVSEDGSIETPNDEVLSIAFSGLTMLVLEAVAFGSFLWDAENYVELKYPFLNN, from the exons ATGCAAATCTCAGGTGCTATCAGTGATGTATTGGTGGTACTTCCACCTTCTGCATCTCTTAGGTTACCAGAATTCCGCCATTTGAACACTTGTGCTGTTTCTGATGCCAAGAACTTTATTTCAAGTGGATTTCTTAAA AGCTTTCCTTCTTGTTGCAATGCCAAGCACTATAATGAACTTTATAGTTTCCGAAGTAGAGGCTTAGTTACAAGAGCATCAGCAGGTTCAAGTGATAATTTAGCACATTTCGCTCCCCTCCAACTCGAAACACCCGTAGGTCAGCTTCTGGAACAAATTTCACAAACCCATCCTCATCTACTGCTAGCAACCATTGATCAGCAGCTAGAGAATCTTCAAACCGCAAGAGATGAGCAGAAGGAAGAATCTTCTACTTCATCTCAGGATCCCCTTTACAA GAGGATTGCTGAagttaaagagaaagaaaagcgTACAACTTTGGAAGAGATCATGTACTGCTCGGTTGTAAATAAGTTTTTGGAAAACAACATTTCAATGATTCCAAAGATCTCAGCAACATCAGATCCTACCGGCCGAGTGGATTTCTGGCCAAACCAAGAGCTGAAGCTAGAAGCTGTTCATTCTACGGAGGCATTCGAGATGATCCAGAGTCACTTGTCTTTAGTACTAGGCGAAAGGCTTGTTGGACCTCTTCAGACAATTGTTCAGATTAGTAAAATTAAGCTTGGAAAGCTCTATGCTGCTTCAATAATGTATGGATACTTTCTCAAGCGAGTTGATGAGAGGTATCAGCTTGAAAGGACAATGGGGACCCTCCCAAAGGACTTTGGTAAAGCCAATGTAAGTTTCGACGAACCGGCGCCGCCTTCAAACCAGCTCTGGGACCCGGATTCCTTGATCACAATTCGTGCTTTTGATGATGTTTATAGTGATGGGGACTACATGGAAAATGAAGAAGGCAAATCATACCGGTTGCGATCTTATGTGATGCAGTTGGACAGCGAGACACTTCAGAGACTTGCCACTATCCGGTCGAAGGAAGCTATGTCGTTGATCGAAAAGCAAACTCAGGCCTTGTTTGGAAGGCCTGACATcagagtttctgaggatggtTCAATTGAAACTCCCAATGATGAAGTGCTTTCAATTGCATTCTCAGGGTTGACCATGTTAGTTTTGGAAGCTGTTGCGTTTGGATCATTCCTATGGGATGCAGAAAACTATGTTGAATTGAAATACCCTTTTCTCAATAACTAG